Part of the Plasmodium vinckei vinckei genome assembly, chromosome: PVVCY_13 genome, ATAAAACAAAGCAGATGTTATAATTCTATAAAACTCAAAAGCTCTTATAATTCTCTTATCGTGTAATGCAATATCTTCGGGTCTTAATCCCAATATATTAAGTACCATAACTAGAAAAGATGTTGATAGAAAACattttgttataatttttgtatctttatatttatgaagTAATGttgattttaaattattaatatattcttGTAATTGTTTAGCGTTTGATAAAAGCTCTTTTAGGAGTTCAtctctcttttttttaacttcaTTAACATCACTATTTATGTGTAGGTAacatgaatttttttttttttgcagaAATTcattgatttttttatttcgaATGTCACTACTAAACAAATTGCGCCCTTGAAGTGTTTTTTTGGGGATTCTTATATGGAAAagaatatttcttttataaattacaCTGTTTATActgtttaaattttttcccctaatttcattatatattaatttattcgTAAAGCCATTgggtattttttttatatggtATTCTTTTCTGCACTCAACCCGAACATCTTTTATTCCagttatgtatataaaaaataataacacgtaaaaaaaaatagacattttcatatttttatgtatacttcatgcttataatatttttatgccTATATTTGGGTTTGTACGCATATacgaaaaaattatgaacttccctatattttgttttgtttatttatcataatCCCTTATAACACttgtttttcatttatttaaatatattttcaaaaaatgaacacACTTCTCAACACTTCTAtgtcatttatatatattttttgttgcGTTAATCTTAATAGCACTTttcttttcctttttaatatgGTTACTTTTATCCATCAGTCTTTTTAGAattatcaatttttattatcattaaaaagtaaa contains:
- a CDS encoding degradation in the ER (DER1) like protein, putative, which translates into the protein MKMSIFFYVLLFFIYITGIKDVRVECRKEYHIKKIPNGFTNKLIYNEIRGKNLNSINSVIYKRNILFHIRIPKKTLQGRNLFSSDIRNKKINEFLQKKKNSCYLHINSDVNEVKKKRDELLKELLSNAKQLQEYINNLKSTLLHKYKDTKIITKCFLSTSFLVMVLNILGLRPEDIALHDKRIIRAFEFYRIITSALFYGDMSLYVLTNIYMLYLQSQELEKAVGSSETLAFYLSQITILSTICSFMKKPFYSTALLKSLLFTNCMLNPYNKSNLIFGINIYNMYLPYLSIVIDILHAQDFNASLSGILGVISGAIYYLSNVYLLEKCNTKFFKIPQILRKYLDSFNVDDFVF